A window of Deltaproteobacteria bacterium contains these coding sequences:
- a CDS encoding ABC transporter substrate-binding protein → MKGCPMPALRIADDRQRESIFLRPPRRIVSLVPSDTLNVLALGAGDRLVGRTRYCEAPESVALVGGTKDADVDAIARLLPDLILANQEENSRAHLEQLAQLGLPVFVSFPKTAAEGIAHLGRLAKILEADARELLRRGYAALQEAEAALGRQRALRAFVPIWMDPLMTINGQTFMNDALRLGGGENVFADRQRMYPLAADLGQAVPRPAGTRDTRYPRIALDEVVQRAPQIVLLPDEPHPFSEDDAAVFRAALPHGTKVVRCGGRDFSWYGAQSIEGVPRLRALVDSLR, encoded by the coding sequence ATGAAGGGTTGCCCCATGCCCGCCCTCCGGATCGCCGACGACCGCCAGCGCGAATCGATCTTCCTGCGGCCTCCGAGGCGCATCGTCTCGCTGGTGCCGAGCGATACGCTGAACGTGCTCGCCCTCGGGGCCGGCGACCGTCTCGTCGGGCGCACGCGATACTGCGAGGCGCCGGAGTCGGTCGCCCTCGTCGGCGGTACGAAGGACGCGGACGTGGACGCGATCGCGCGGCTGCTCCCGGACCTGATCCTGGCAAACCAGGAGGAGAATTCGCGAGCTCATCTCGAGCAGCTGGCGCAGCTCGGCCTGCCGGTCTTCGTCTCGTTCCCCAAGACGGCGGCGGAAGGGATCGCGCATCTCGGCCGCCTGGCGAAGATCCTCGAGGCGGACGCGCGCGAGCTTCTGCGGCGCGGGTACGCGGCGCTGCAGGAAGCGGAGGCGGCGCTGGGGAGGCAGCGCGCGCTGCGCGCCTTCGTGCCCATCTGGATGGACCCGCTGATGACGATCAACGGGCAGACGTTCATGAACGACGCCCTGCGGCTCGGCGGCGGGGAGAACGTCTTCGCGGATCGCCAGCGCATGTATCCGCTGGCGGCGGATCTCGGCCAGGCCGTTCCACGGCCGGCCGGGACGCGCGATACGCGATATCCGCGCATCGCCCTCGACGAAGTGGTGCAGCGGGCGCCGCAGATCGTGCTGCTCCCGGACGAGCCGCATCCCTTCTCGGAGGACGACGCCGCCGTGTTCCGCGCCGCGCTTCCCCACGGCACCAAGGTGGTGCGGTGCGGCGGGCGCGACTTTTCCTGGTATGGCGCGCAGAGCATCGAAGGCGTTCCCCGGCTCCGCGCGCTGGTCGATTCCCTGCGATGA
- a CDS encoding NAD(P)H-quinone oxidoreductase: MRAIVVKRPGGPEVLKLAEVPDPQPREGDLIVRVRAAGVNRADVLQRLGRYPPPPGEPDIIGLEISGEVEHAAGPYGRGDRVMALLAGGGYAESARVPATQAMPIPGQLSFEQAAAIPEAFLTAWLNLATLGALQQGHVVVVHAAASGVGSAALQLCRGIASVVLATASPGKLDACRELGATHLLARDEVPKRLAEAVRAASGGRGADIIFDIVGGAYLEANVAALGLHGRLCCISTLAGSKGMLDIGALVMRRLTVLGSTVRSRSAEQKARLVADFSARALPRFERGELRAVVSRTYPLAEAARAHEDLEGDRVVGKIVLIP; this comes from the coding sequence ATGCGCGCCATCGTCGTGAAGCGGCCTGGTGGGCCGGAGGTCCTGAAGCTCGCCGAAGTGCCCGATCCCCAGCCGCGTGAAGGTGACCTGATCGTCCGCGTCCGCGCCGCCGGCGTGAACCGCGCCGACGTGCTGCAGCGCCTCGGACGATACCCGCCGCCGCCCGGTGAACCCGACATCATCGGCCTCGAGATCTCCGGCGAGGTGGAGCATGCCGCCGGACCCTACGGACGCGGCGACCGGGTGATGGCCCTGCTCGCGGGCGGCGGGTACGCCGAGAGCGCTCGCGTGCCCGCGACGCAGGCGATGCCGATTCCGGGCCAGCTCTCCTTCGAGCAGGCCGCGGCGATTCCCGAAGCCTTCCTCACCGCGTGGCTGAACCTTGCCACGCTCGGCGCGCTTCAACAGGGCCATGTCGTCGTGGTCCATGCCGCCGCCTCGGGGGTGGGCAGCGCCGCGCTTCAGCTCTGCCGCGGCATCGCCAGCGTGGTCCTCGCGACCGCTTCGCCGGGCAAGCTCGACGCCTGCCGCGAGCTGGGGGCAACGCACCTGCTCGCCCGCGACGAGGTGCCGAAGCGTCTGGCCGAAGCAGTCCGCGCCGCATCGGGTGGGCGCGGCGCCGACATCATCTTCGACATCGTCGGAGGCGCGTACCTGGAAGCGAACGTCGCGGCGCTCGGGCTCCACGGCCGCCTTTGCTGCATCTCGACCCTCGCCGGCAGCAAGGGGATGCTCGACATTGGCGCCCTCGTCATGCGCCGCCTCACGGTGCTCGGCTCCACCGTGCGCAGCCGCAGCGCGGAACAGAAGGCGCGGCTGGTCGCCGACTTCTCCGCCCGCGCCCTGCCGCGGTTCGAGCGGGGAGAGCTTCGCGCCGTGGTTTCGCGGACCTATCCGCTCGCCGAGGCAGCCCGCGCGCACGAGGATCTGGAAGGCGATCGCGTTGTAGGGAAAATCGTCCTGATTCCGTAG
- a CDS encoding response regulator: MSLPHLLLVDDSEAVLAFEKAALSGHYALSTATTGREALAKVPQIAPAAILLDLSMPEMDGDEVLAHLQDDPEFRRIPVIIVTSERVRAEACLRNGAKAFLPKPIRAQELLPLVERVLEEARAAARAGNVAVLFVSVGRIEVGLPLESVRNVLHQTATRPLPLGPSYLTQMFELHGEPVAVLDLARRLGVEHAQPLIERKLVVVERDGVRVALCVDDVRDPEELAEEDVTRREDLGGSQHGALGHALVGVARTPRGALPIIEPRALISRELLRKLASGLRAEASS; the protein is encoded by the coding sequence GTGAGCCTCCCGCACCTGCTCCTCGTCGACGATTCGGAAGCCGTGCTGGCCTTCGAGAAGGCGGCCCTCTCCGGTCACTACGCGCTCAGCACGGCCACGACCGGACGCGAGGCTCTGGCCAAGGTCCCGCAGATCGCGCCGGCGGCGATCCTCCTCGATCTCTCGATGCCGGAGATGGACGGCGACGAGGTCCTCGCTCACCTGCAGGACGATCCCGAGTTCCGCCGCATCCCCGTCATCATCGTCACCAGCGAGCGCGTGCGCGCCGAGGCCTGCCTGCGGAACGGCGCCAAGGCGTTCTTGCCCAAGCCCATCCGCGCCCAGGAGCTGTTGCCGCTCGTCGAGCGCGTGCTCGAGGAAGCGAGGGCGGCGGCGCGCGCCGGCAACGTGGCCGTGCTGTTCGTGTCGGTGGGCAGGATCGAGGTGGGGCTGCCGCTGGAGAGCGTCCGCAACGTCCTGCACCAGACCGCGACGCGCCCGCTGCCGCTCGGCCCTTCCTATCTGACGCAGATGTTCGAGCTGCACGGCGAGCCGGTGGCGGTCCTCGACCTGGCCCGGCGGCTCGGCGTCGAGCACGCGCAGCCGTTGATCGAGCGGAAGCTGGTGGTGGTGGAGCGCGACGGAGTGCGCGTCGCGCTCTGCGTGGACGACGTGCGCGATCCGGAGGAGCTGGCCGAGGAGGACGTCACGCGGCGCGAGGACCTGGGCGGATCGCAGCACGGTGCGCTCGGCCATGCGCTGGTGGGCGTGGCGAGGACACCGCGGGGGGCGCTTCCGATCATCGAGCCGCGCGCGCTCATCTCCCGCGAGCTGCTCCGCAAGCTCGCCTCCGGACTGAGGGCCGAGGCGTCCTCATGA
- a CDS encoding SAM-dependent methyltransferase translates to MRRYDDHALDQLIAFAAEWTGFSRDAILPDAVRRAAAGLGAPEEVLQRAAARETAVVHALCQAVSVGETFFFRHPEHFRWIASSLLPELLDGGRRSIDAWSAGCATGEEAYSIAACLLDLLPWPRTVSVEVLGTDLLERNLVVARTGEYGAWSRRPSGPVLHPVFSDAGNGRVRIDEAIRSATHFAEHNLLDDPPGRFDLILCRNVLVYFSREAARSVVRHLARAVAPGGAVLFGSMDISEPPPGLVRTGPAELQVYRRPEGSPAAKAPAAPRPPPPDPAPYVPLVRPPEPVALHLRALVHIERGEKKRAEKELTDLARQIPDYVPGILERALLHVRMGERSAATALMREVLKKIDKLPADEVLAGPEPLPVSFYRDSAQTYLRSARGGLE, encoded by the coding sequence ATGAGGCGCTACGACGATCACGCGCTCGACCAGCTGATCGCGTTCGCCGCCGAGTGGACGGGATTTTCCCGCGACGCGATCCTGCCCGATGCGGTCCGCCGGGCGGCGGCGGGCCTCGGTGCGCCTGAGGAAGTGCTCCAGCGCGCCGCCGCGCGCGAAACGGCGGTGGTGCACGCCCTCTGCCAGGCGGTCTCGGTCGGCGAGACGTTCTTCTTCCGCCACCCGGAACACTTCCGCTGGATCGCCTCCAGCCTGCTGCCGGAGCTGCTGGACGGCGGTCGGCGGTCGATCGACGCCTGGAGCGCGGGGTGCGCCACCGGCGAGGAGGCCTACTCGATCGCGGCGTGCCTGCTCGATCTGCTGCCCTGGCCGAGGACCGTCTCCGTCGAGGTGCTGGGAACCGATCTCCTCGAGCGCAACCTGGTGGTGGCGCGCACCGGCGAGTACGGCGCCTGGTCGCGGCGGCCTTCCGGGCCGGTCCTGCATCCCGTCTTCAGCGACGCAGGAAACGGCCGCGTCCGGATCGACGAGGCCATCCGGTCGGCGACGCACTTCGCCGAACACAACCTGCTCGACGACCCTCCAGGCCGGTTCGATCTGATCCTGTGCCGCAACGTCCTGGTGTACTTCTCGCGGGAGGCCGCGCGCAGCGTCGTGCGGCACCTCGCGCGCGCGGTAGCCCCGGGCGGCGCCGTGCTCTTCGGATCGATGGACATCTCCGAGCCGCCACCGGGGTTGGTGCGGACGGGTCCCGCAGAGCTGCAGGTCTACCGCCGACCCGAGGGCAGTCCGGCGGCAAAGGCTCCTGCGGCGCCTCGTCCCCCGCCGCCTGACCCCGCGCCGTATGTCCCGCTCGTGCGACCGCCGGAGCCGGTGGCGCTGCACCTGCGGGCTCTGGTCCACATCGAGCGGGGCGAAAAGAAGCGCGCCGAGAAGGAGCTGACCGACCTGGCCCGGCAAATCCCCGACTACGTCCCGGGCATCCTCGAGCGGGCGCTGCTTCACGTTCGCATGGGCGAAAGGAGCGCCGCCACGGCGCTGATGCGCGAAGTGCTGAAGAAGATCGACAAGCTGCCGGCGGACGAAGTCCTGGCCGGGCCTGAGCCTTTGCCGGTGAGCTTCTACAGGGATTCCGCGCAGACGTACCTGCGCTCGGCGCGCGGAGGGCTGGAATGA
- a CDS encoding chemotaxis protein CheW: MKLQPREPNDVAPELNELLVRRAERVRQKASEVDEENVLWVAEFPIGEETYALPLQTLRAAVPLKMVTAVPLSPPHVIGILRFQGQIVTALSLASLLGGRGWREDPAVLLVVDPGFGRLIALDCERIPKPTGLPHALVEEARARSTGAACEITLPGTRQVHLLDLLRLMDRRHGQDKR, translated from the coding sequence ATGAAGCTGCAGCCGCGCGAGCCGAACGACGTCGCGCCCGAGCTGAACGAGCTGCTCGTCCGGCGGGCCGAGCGCGTCCGGCAGAAGGCGTCCGAGGTCGACGAGGAAAACGTCCTCTGGGTCGCCGAGTTTCCCATCGGAGAGGAGACGTACGCGCTTCCCCTGCAGACGCTGCGCGCCGCGGTGCCACTGAAGATGGTCACCGCGGTGCCGCTTTCGCCCCCGCACGTGATCGGAATCCTGCGGTTCCAGGGGCAGATCGTCACGGCGCTCTCGCTGGCGTCGCTGCTGGGCGGCCGGGGATGGCGCGAGGACCCTGCGGTCCTCCTCGTGGTCGATCCGGGATTCGGGCGCCTGATCGCCCTCGACTGCGAGCGCATTCCCAAGCCGACGGGGCTGCCGCACGCCTTGGTCGAAGAAGCCCGAGCGCGTTCGACCGGTGCCGCCTGCGAGATCACCCTGCCCGGCACACGGCAGGTGCACCTGCTCGATCTGTTGCGGCTGATGGACCGCCGTCACGGCCAGGACAAGCGCTGA
- a CDS encoding response regulator: protein MDPLLEQLLAGFVDEAQEIYDRVTRSLMELEKSPAQGPSFDELARGLHTLKGSSATLGLEELADFAHRMEDVVLPLRGSAQPLPGPLADAILKSLDCWMARLRATAAKADLPDLAASHALLAAVKPAAPAKAAAKPAEPSAKPAEVAVDLPPAAAANDDTQTDSWRVSTRQVIALLHEVERLREVRLRLDERRRDLEKAVLQLDRLGIQAETAEARAVLLGVRRALGGDGEEAADIVASMEDGLKAISTMPVRTVIDPLRRAVRDLCKATGKQAKLSVVGAEVSLDRRALEQLRGPLVHLVRNAVDHGLEMPDVREARGKHPEGALTIRVEQQGNMLFIEVADDGAGLDLEQIREAALRRALVPPQELANLSTQQLHQLVFRPGFSTKTEATEYSGRGVGLDVVRNQIQALQGHVEVQSVAGQGARFVLTLPADLGSSPVLVVRCGEHQLGIPMAAVESSRAARGGDLRVGRSRVQLDHREQLIPVQDLGALVGLRQPEVPADGQPLLILQSQGRRLALSVDEVLGDRELVIRPLPVEVRDLAAWQGAATLARGELVLILRPDFLVSSDRRAESGLGGTRRALVVDDSLTARALHRTALETGGYLVHTASNGRQALEQLRHSAYDVMVCDIGMDEMDGYELTAAIRQRTETDSMPILLVSARDSDTDRQRGTAVGADGFLTKKDCVSGRLLSEVGAVIARRKGAA, encoded by the coding sequence ATGGATCCGTTGCTCGAACAGCTGCTCGCCGGATTCGTCGACGAGGCGCAGGAGATCTACGACCGCGTCACGCGCAGCCTGATGGAGCTGGAGAAATCTCCGGCGCAGGGCCCCAGCTTCGACGAGCTGGCGCGCGGGCTTCACACGCTGAAGGGCAGCTCGGCCACGCTCGGGCTCGAGGAGCTGGCCGACTTCGCCCACCGCATGGAGGACGTGGTCCTTCCCCTGCGTGGCTCGGCGCAGCCGCTGCCGGGACCGCTGGCCGACGCGATCCTCAAGTCGCTCGACTGCTGGATGGCGCGGCTCCGCGCGACGGCGGCGAAGGCCGACCTTCCCGACCTCGCCGCGAGCCATGCGCTGCTCGCGGCAGTGAAGCCCGCGGCGCCGGCGAAGGCTGCCGCGAAGCCTGCGGAGCCTTCCGCGAAGCCTGCCGAGGTGGCCGTCGATCTTCCCCCCGCGGCCGCCGCGAACGACGACACGCAGACGGACAGCTGGCGCGTCAGCACCCGGCAGGTCATCGCGCTGCTCCACGAAGTGGAAAGGCTCCGCGAGGTGCGCCTGCGCCTGGACGAGCGCCGCCGCGACCTGGAGAAGGCCGTCCTCCAGCTGGATCGGCTCGGGATCCAGGCGGAGACGGCGGAAGCGCGCGCGGTCCTGCTCGGTGTTCGGCGCGCGCTGGGCGGCGACGGCGAGGAAGCGGCGGACATCGTCGCTTCGATGGAAGACGGCCTCAAGGCCATCTCCACCATGCCGGTGCGGACGGTCATCGATCCCCTGCGCCGCGCCGTGCGCGATCTCTGCAAGGCCACCGGAAAGCAGGCGAAGCTGTCCGTGGTCGGCGCGGAAGTCTCGCTCGATCGCCGCGCGCTCGAGCAGCTCCGCGGCCCCCTCGTGCACCTCGTGCGCAACGCCGTCGACCATGGCCTGGAAATGCCCGATGTGCGCGAAGCGCGCGGCAAGCATCCCGAAGGCGCTCTCACCATCCGCGTCGAGCAACAGGGCAACATGCTCTTCATCGAGGTGGCGGACGACGGCGCTGGACTCGATCTGGAACAGATCCGCGAGGCGGCGCTGCGCCGCGCCCTGGTGCCTCCCCAGGAGCTGGCGAACTTGTCGACCCAGCAGCTCCACCAGCTCGTCTTCCGGCCGGGCTTCTCGACCAAGACCGAGGCGACGGAGTACTCGGGGCGCGGAGTCGGCCTGGACGTGGTGCGCAACCAGATCCAGGCGCTGCAAGGGCACGTCGAGGTGCAGAGCGTCGCCGGACAAGGGGCGCGCTTCGTCCTCACCCTCCCCGCCGACCTGGGCAGCTCGCCGGTCCTCGTCGTCCGCTGCGGCGAGCACCAACTGGGGATTCCGATGGCGGCGGTGGAATCGTCGCGCGCCGCCCGCGGCGGCGATTTGCGGGTCGGACGTTCCCGGGTGCAGCTCGACCATCGCGAGCAGCTGATCCCGGTGCAGGATCTGGGCGCGCTGGTCGGCCTCCGTCAGCCGGAAGTTCCTGCCGACGGACAGCCCCTGCTCATCCTGCAGTCGCAGGGCCGCAGGCTGGCGCTCAGCGTCGACGAAGTGCTGGGGGACCGCGAGCTGGTGATTCGTCCCTTGCCGGTCGAGGTGCGCGATCTGGCGGCCTGGCAAGGAGCGGCGACGCTCGCTCGCGGGGAGCTGGTGCTCATCCTGCGGCCGGACTTCCTGGTCAGCTCCGATCGCCGCGCCGAGTCCGGCCTCGGGGGCACTCGCCGTGCGTTGGTGGTCGACGACTCGCTCACCGCGCGAGCGCTGCACCGCACCGCGCTGGAGACGGGCGGTTACCTCGTGCACACCGCCTCCAACGGCCGGCAGGCCCTCGAGCAGCTCCGGCACAGCGCCTACGACGTCATGGTCTGCGACATCGGCATGGACGAGATGGACGGATACGAGCTGACCGCCGCCATCCGGCAGCGGACGGAGACCGACTCGATGCCCATCCTGCTCGTCTCCGCGCGGGACTCGGACACCGACCGGCAGCGCGGCACTGCGGTGGGCGCCGACGGGTTCCTCACCAAGAAGGACTGCGTCTCCGGCAGGCTCCTCTCCGAGGTTGGCGCGGTGATCGCGCGCCGCAAGGGGGCCGCGTGA
- a CDS encoding chemotaxis protein CheB, with product MTARPIRVLVADDSTTLRTALCALLAEDPHLAIVGQAADGVEAVEKARALRPDVITMDVNMPRLDGLGATAAIMAEAPARVLVISSVRQHRQLELSFKAMAAGALELIAKPEGGPDEMRRWARRVAESVRLMAEVPVVRRHRVNRIAARPALTHGTQVDVVGIVASTGGPPAFAYVLGSLPRDLPVPLLLAQHIAQGFTGGLVRWFGSVCNLRVIVGRDGDLPLPGSVYLAPDGCDLELDREGHLRTPRSSGLHCPSGNKLLASLARAYGDRAAGFVLTGMGDDGAQGLLELKRAGGATYAQDEQTSIVFGMPHAAHACGAARALLALESIAPAILELCKRGR from the coding sequence GTGACCGCCCGGCCCATTCGCGTGCTGGTGGCCGACGATTCCACCACCCTGCGCACCGCCCTCTGCGCGCTGCTCGCCGAGGACCCCCACCTCGCCATCGTGGGGCAGGCCGCCGACGGCGTCGAGGCGGTGGAGAAGGCGCGCGCCCTGCGGCCCGACGTGATCACCATGGACGTCAACATGCCGCGCCTGGACGGCCTCGGCGCCACTGCCGCGATCATGGCGGAAGCACCCGCGCGCGTCCTCGTCATCAGCTCGGTGCGGCAGCATCGCCAGCTCGAGCTCTCCTTCAAGGCGATGGCCGCCGGCGCTCTCGAGCTGATCGCCAAGCCGGAAGGCGGCCCGGACGAGATGCGCCGCTGGGCCCGCAGGGTGGCGGAGTCCGTCCGGCTGATGGCGGAGGTTCCGGTCGTCCGCCGCCACCGCGTGAACCGGATCGCCGCGCGCCCGGCCCTGACCCACGGCACGCAGGTGGATGTCGTCGGCATCGTCGCGTCCACGGGCGGCCCGCCGGCCTTCGCGTACGTGCTCGGATCGCTGCCGCGCGATCTCCCCGTTCCCCTGCTGCTTGCGCAGCACATCGCCCAGGGGTTCACCGGCGGCCTCGTCCGCTGGTTCGGCAGCGTGTGCAATCTCCGCGTGATCGTCGGCCGCGACGGCGATCTGCCGCTGCCGGGTTCGGTATACCTGGCACCCGATGGTTGCGACCTCGAGCTGGACCGGGAGGGACACCTGCGCACGCCGCGCTCCAGCGGCCTGCATTGCCCGTCCGGCAACAAGCTGCTCGCCTCGCTCGCGCGCGCGTACGGCGATCGTGCCGCGGGATTCGTGCTCACCGGGATGGGCGACGACGGCGCGCAGGGCCTGCTCGAGCTGAAGCGGGCCGGGGGCGCCACGTACGCCCAGGACGAGCAGACGTCGATCGTCTTCGGCATGCCGCACGCGGCTCACGCCTGCGGCGCGGCGCGGGCGCTGCTGGCGCTGGAAAGCATCGCACCGGCGATTCTCGAGCTTTGTAAACGAGGGAGATAA
- a CDS encoding methyl-accepting chemotaxis protein: MVLQAQKLLVAITLAALVLAAFVALALVARFVAPLRRLTQAAKRIADGDLTQAIQVTARDEVGELAEAFVQMVEKMKEVLRALQESVQLLTNAGGELSQSTNDQSQTITRQATALQETQVTAQEIKQTSLLAAQKAETVLKLTEKADQVSSEGEAAIEQSLGGLTEIRSQVDEIAQKISQLSERTQQIGGITQTVKDLADQSNMLALNAAIEAVRSGEHGKGFAVVAREIRSLADQSIQATNRVREILEDIGGAIRVAVSITERGSQKIEGGLLQVKQSGENLRELSNIVKDNSSAVRQIAAAVSQQNAGITQIFSAVTDQTRMMDETMRRLETTTQAASTLKELSQRVSEVVGQFRV; this comes from the coding sequence ATGGTGCTGCAGGCGCAGAAGCTGCTCGTGGCAATCACGCTCGCGGCGCTGGTGCTCGCCGCCTTCGTCGCCCTCGCGCTGGTGGCGCGATTCGTGGCGCCCTTGCGCAGGTTGACGCAGGCCGCGAAGCGGATCGCCGACGGCGATCTGACGCAGGCGATCCAGGTCACCGCCCGGGACGAGGTGGGCGAGCTCGCCGAGGCGTTCGTCCAGATGGTGGAAAAGATGAAGGAGGTGCTCCGCGCCCTGCAGGAGTCGGTACAACTTCTCACCAACGCCGGTGGCGAGCTGAGCCAGAGCACCAACGATCAGAGCCAGACCATCACGCGGCAGGCCACCGCATTGCAGGAGACGCAGGTCACCGCCCAGGAGATCAAGCAGACCTCGCTGCTCGCGGCGCAGAAGGCGGAGACGGTGCTCAAGCTGACCGAGAAGGCGGATCAGGTCTCCTCCGAGGGAGAGGCGGCCATCGAGCAGTCGCTGGGGGGTCTCACCGAGATCCGGTCGCAGGTGGACGAGATCGCGCAGAAGATCTCCCAGCTCTCGGAGCGCACGCAGCAGATCGGCGGCATCACGCAGACCGTGAAGGACCTCGCCGACCAGTCCAACATGCTCGCCCTGAACGCTGCCATCGAGGCGGTGCGCTCCGGCGAGCACGGCAAGGGGTTCGCGGTGGTGGCGCGCGAGATCCGGTCGCTGGCCGACCAGTCGATCCAGGCCACCAATCGGGTCCGCGAGATCCTCGAGGACATCGGCGGCGCCATCCGCGTCGCCGTCAGCATCACCGAGCGCGGATCGCAGAAGATCGAGGGCGGGCTCCTTCAAGTGAAGCAGTCCGGCGAGAACCTGCGCGAGCTCTCGAACATCGTCAAGGACAACTCCTCGGCGGTCCGGCAGATCGCCGCGGCCGTGTCGCAGCAGAACGCCGGCATCACCCAGATCTTCAGCGCGGTCACCGACCAGACGCGGATGATGGACGAGACGATGCGCCGGCTGGAGACCACGACCCAGGCCGCTTCCACCCTGAAGGAGCTCTCCCAGCGCGTGTCGGAGGTCGTCGGGCAGTTCCGCGTGTAG
- a CDS encoding ATP-binding cassette domain-containing protein, whose protein sequence is MIEVDRLRKWYRVHRRAPGLAAALRSLFHRSYEDVKAVEDVSFSISAGERVGFLGPNGAGKTTTLKVLSGLLHPTEGRVAVAGFVPRERARGFLEQITLVMGQKQQLLWDLPPSETFLLNRAIYDIPRKQYDATVAELTELLDLAPLLGKPTRQLSLGERMKCELAVALLHRPKVLFLDEPTIGLDVSMQATVRGFVRAYNERFGATVLLTSHYMEDVAALCPRVMVIDKGRMIYDGGLSDLVRRVRPDKRMLLRLSRPVERRDLEALGSVIEHGDAQAIIQVSQDALQPAVARALSSLPLTDLTVEDPPLEEVMRDLFAQGRAA, encoded by the coding sequence ATGATCGAAGTCGATCGGCTGCGCAAGTGGTACCGCGTCCACCGGAGGGCTCCCGGGTTGGCGGCGGCCCTCCGCTCGCTGTTCCATCGCTCCTATGAGGACGTGAAGGCGGTCGAAGACGTTTCCTTCTCCATCTCCGCCGGCGAGCGCGTCGGCTTTCTCGGACCGAACGGCGCGGGGAAGACGACAACTCTGAAAGTGCTGTCCGGGCTCCTGCATCCCACCGAAGGTCGGGTCGCGGTGGCGGGCTTCGTCCCCCGGGAGCGCGCCCGCGGGTTCCTCGAGCAGATCACGCTGGTGATGGGACAGAAGCAGCAGCTTCTCTGGGACCTGCCGCCTTCCGAAACGTTCCTGCTCAACCGCGCCATCTACGACATTCCCCGCAAGCAGTACGACGCGACCGTGGCCGAGCTCACCGAGCTTTTGGACCTGGCGCCGCTCTTGGGCAAGCCGACGCGGCAGCTCTCTCTGGGCGAGCGGATGAAGTGCGAGCTGGCCGTCGCGCTGTTGCACCGGCCGAAGGTCCTGTTCCTCGACGAGCCGACCATCGGCCTCGACGTCTCGATGCAGGCCACCGTGCGCGGCTTCGTGCGGGCTTACAACGAGCGCTTCGGCGCGACGGTGTTGCTCACGTCGCACTACATGGAGGACGTGGCCGCGCTCTGCCCGAGGGTGATGGTGATCGACAAGGGGCGGATGATCTACGACGGAGGCCTTTCCGATCTGGTGCGCCGCGTGCGTCCGGACAAGCGGATGCTGCTGCGGCTGTCGCGTCCGGTGGAGAGGCGCGATCTGGAAGCGCTGGGGTCCGTGATCGAGCACGGGGACGCGCAGGCGATCATCCAGGTCTCGCAGGACGCGCTCCAGCCGGCGGTGGCGCGCGCCCTCTCTTCCTTGCCGCTCACCGACCTCACCGTCGAGGACCCGCCGCTCGAGGAAGTGATGCGCGATCTCTTCGCGCAGGGGCGCGCTGCATGA
- a CDS encoding ABC transporter permease — MTRLLRLYPQLLRTGFAEAVAYRAEFLIWMFSTNMPLVMLAIWAAAARSGPVGGYSQEGFAAYYLAALLVRLMTGAWVVWEMTMEIRQGTLALRLLRPIHPLLQWSADNLAAIPMRGVVAIPVVAILLYVARGQLSHDWFSWALLCPALLGAWLLYFLVQAIIGTLALRFESAASLFDAWLGFSNILSGYLIPLDLFPRAVRELALVLPFRFQLSFPVELMLGRWSRAEALELLAAQWAYVALFLVSTRVAWRSGLRHYAAYGG; from the coding sequence ATGACGCGGCTGCTCCGCCTGTATCCGCAGCTCTTGCGCACCGGATTCGCCGAGGCGGTCGCCTATCGGGCCGAGTTTCTCATCTGGATGTTCTCCACCAACATGCCGCTGGTGATGCTCGCCATCTGGGCGGCGGCGGCGCGGTCGGGTCCCGTCGGCGGGTACTCGCAGGAAGGCTTCGCCGCCTACTACCTCGCCGCGCTGCTCGTGCGCCTGATGACGGGCGCATGGGTGGTGTGGGAAATGACGATGGAGATCCGGCAAGGCACCCTCGCGCTGAGGCTGCTGCGCCCGATCCATCCGCTCCTGCAATGGTCCGCCGACAATCTCGCCGCCATCCCCATGCGCGGCGTGGTGGCGATCCCGGTGGTGGCCATCCTGCTGTACGTCGCCCGCGGCCAGCTCTCGCACGACTGGTTCTCCTGGGCGCTGCTCTGTCCCGCTCTCCTCGGCGCCTGGCTCCTCTACTTCCTCGTCCAGGCGATCATCGGGACGCTGGCGTTGCGATTCGAGAGCGCAGCCTCGCTGTTCGACGCCTGGCTCGGGTTCTCCAACATCCTCTCCGGATACCTGATTCCGCTCGACCTCTTTCCGCGCGCCGTTCGCGAGCTCGCTCTCGTGTTGCCCTTCCGCTTCCAGCTCTCGTTTCCCGTCGAGCTGATGCTCGGACGCTGGTCGCGGGCGGAGGCGCTCGAGCTGCTCGCCGCGCAGTGGGCGTACGTGGCGCTGTTCCTGGTCTCGACGAGGGTCGCGTGGCGGTCCGGACTGCGCCACTACGCGGCGTACGGCGGATGA